The proteins below are encoded in one region of Effusibacillus dendaii:
- a CDS encoding M16 family metallopeptidase → MFYKRTLTNGMRLVVEEIPSVRSVSLGVWIHTGSRDESQSTNGISHFLEHMMFKGTEKRSARQIAELFDGIGGHVNAFTSKEYTCYYAKVLDEHFSIALETIADMLLNSKFDSEELAKERKVIIEEIKMYEDTPDDQVHDLMAATIYPDHTLGYTILGPEANLLSFTRDDIVNYVKARYTPDNMVLAVAGNVQIDEVHQAAEQFFSGLSGKCQQIDHRPPVFHANRQVRQKATEQAHICLSTTGFAFDAPEVYPLILLNNIVGGSSSSRLFQEIREERGMAYSVYSYYASYRDGGTFGVYAGTSPDQAQQVVDLTYQILAAVADKGVTEEELRKAKEQVKGSLMLSLESTVSRMNRVGKNELLLNKQVTLDETINRINEVSIDRLKQIAGQICGGPWAMAAIGPFNELNLPE, encoded by the coding sequence TTGTTCTATAAACGGACTTTGACAAACGGAATGAGATTGGTAGTAGAAGAGATTCCTTCTGTGCGTTCCGTCTCGCTCGGGGTATGGATTCACACCGGTTCACGGGACGAAAGCCAATCGACGAATGGGATCTCTCATTTTCTCGAACATATGATGTTTAAGGGGACGGAAAAACGCTCCGCCCGTCAAATCGCCGAACTGTTCGACGGAATCGGCGGTCATGTAAATGCGTTCACATCCAAGGAATACACCTGTTATTACGCAAAAGTATTGGACGAACATTTTTCCATCGCGTTGGAAACGATTGCGGATATGTTGCTGAATTCGAAGTTTGATTCGGAGGAACTGGCAAAAGAACGCAAGGTAATCATTGAGGAAATCAAGATGTATGAAGACACGCCAGACGATCAGGTGCATGATTTGATGGCAGCGACGATTTATCCCGATCATACACTAGGATACACGATTCTCGGACCGGAAGCCAATCTGTTGTCTTTTACGAGAGACGATATTGTCAACTACGTGAAAGCCCGTTACACGCCGGACAACATGGTGTTGGCAGTGGCTGGCAATGTACAAATTGATGAAGTGCATCAGGCGGCGGAACAGTTTTTCTCGGGTCTATCCGGAAAATGTCAACAAATCGACCATCGGCCGCCCGTGTTTCATGCAAATCGGCAGGTTCGACAAAAAGCAACCGAACAGGCGCATATCTGCCTGTCCACAACCGGCTTTGCGTTTGACGCTCCGGAAGTATATCCGTTAATTTTATTGAACAATATTGTGGGAGGCAGCTCCAGTTCACGATTGTTTCAGGAAATCCGGGAAGAACGGGGAATGGCGTATTCCGTATACAGCTACTACGCCTCCTACCGGGATGGCGGAACATTTGGCGTATATGCCGGTACGTCTCCCGATCAGGCGCAACAGGTTGTCGATCTCACCTATCAAATCCTTGCGGCTGTTGCGGACAAAGGTGTGACAGAGGAAGAACTTCGCAAAGCGAAAGAACAGGTAAAAGGATCCCTGATGCTTTCCCTGGAAAGCACAGTCTCTCGAATGAACCGTGTCGGCAAAAATGAACTGTTGCTGAATAAACAGGTTACGCTGGATGAGACAATCAACCGGATCAACGAGGTATCTATTGATCGGCTCAAGCAAATTGCCGGGCAAATTTGCGGCGGGCCTTGGGCGATGGCGGCGATTGGCCCGTTTAACGAATTGAATCTGCCCGAGTAA
- a CDS encoding dipicolinate synthase subunit B, whose product MDLKGKTIGFAITGSHCTYDEVRPVMRNLVDMGAVVVPILSHTVQTTNTRFAEADAWMTEIEQVTGQRAIKTIVEAEPLGPSKKLDALLIAPCTGSTISRLANAMTDSPVLMAAKSTMRNDRPVVLAISTNDGLGLNMSNIAKLMSAKNIFMVPFGQDDPFNKMNSLVAKMDLVYDTLKAALDKKQLQPVLIERYTK is encoded by the coding sequence ATGGATCTTAAAGGAAAAACAATTGGATTTGCCATTACCGGCTCGCATTGCACCTATGACGAAGTTCGCCCGGTTATGAGAAATCTGGTGGATATGGGGGCTGTAGTGGTTCCGATCCTTTCCCATACCGTTCAAACCACGAATACCCGATTTGCCGAAGCGGATGCATGGATGACTGAAATTGAGCAGGTAACAGGGCAAAGGGCGATTAAAACGATTGTGGAAGCAGAACCGCTGGGTCCGAGCAAAAAATTGGATGCGCTGTTGATTGCTCCCTGCACCGGCAGTACCATTTCCCGTTTGGCAAATGCAATGACCGATTCTCCCGTTCTCATGGCGGCAAAATCGACGATGCGGAACGACCGGCCGGTTGTTCTTGCGATTTCCACCAATGACGGTTTGGGTCTCAACATGTCGAACATTGCAAAATTGATGTCCGCAAAGAATATTTTTATGGTACCATTTGGTCAGGACGATCCGTTTAACAAAATGAATTCCCTTGTGGCGAAGATGGATCTTGTATATGATACTTTAAAAGCGGCATTGGATAAGAAACAATTGCAGCCTGTTTTAATTGAGCGATACACAAAATAA
- the dapG gene encoding aspartate kinase: MRKLVQKFGGTSVATKENRELAIGHIADAVAAGFHVVVVVSAMGRKGEPYATDTLLSLIDSTGIAKRERDLLMSCGELISAVVLSSALAEKGYENCVMTGAQAGIKTNNVFSDAKIISIDPGRILDELDSGKIVIVTGFQGMTENGDITTLGRGGSDTTATALGVALNAERVDIFTDVDGIMTADPRIVDNAKKLRTVTYGEICNLAYQGAKVIHPRAVEIAMQKNIPVRVRSTLSKDEGTLIVSQTDLDRLEPLAVQDRIITGITYTAPVAQVHITCPQKEKQQLKIFETLKEQQVSVDFISVRPEDVTFTVADADRMKVESTLQELGVEYKLLPDCAKVSAVGAGIAGVPGVMAAIMEALAEESVEVLQSADSHTTIWCLVRADDLVKSVRALHTKFDLHL, encoded by the coding sequence ATGCGCAAACTGGTACAAAAGTTCGGGGGGACTTCGGTTGCAACAAAAGAGAACCGTGAACTGGCGATTGGACATATAGCAGACGCCGTTGCGGCCGGTTTTCATGTAGTGGTTGTAGTTTCCGCAATGGGGCGCAAAGGGGAACCGTACGCCACCGATACGTTGTTGAGTCTTATTGATTCGACAGGGATAGCGAAGCGGGAACGGGACCTGCTGATGTCATGCGGGGAATTGATTTCTGCTGTCGTGTTATCTTCCGCGTTAGCGGAAAAGGGGTATGAGAACTGTGTCATGACGGGAGCCCAAGCGGGAATCAAAACCAATAATGTGTTCTCGGACGCAAAAATTATTTCGATCGACCCTGGTCGAATTCTGGATGAGCTGGATTCCGGCAAGATCGTAATTGTGACAGGGTTCCAGGGAATGACAGAAAACGGTGATATCACCACACTTGGCCGAGGCGGCAGCGATACGACGGCAACCGCCTTGGGGGTTGCCTTGAACGCGGAGCGGGTCGATATTTTTACCGATGTGGATGGTATCATGACGGCCGACCCCCGTATCGTAGACAATGCAAAGAAACTGCGAACGGTTACCTATGGGGAAATCTGCAATTTGGCCTATCAAGGAGCAAAAGTCATTCACCCTCGTGCGGTCGAAATCGCCATGCAAAAAAATATACCCGTTCGAGTGCGTTCCACTTTATCGAAAGACGAAGGAACACTGATTGTCAGTCAGACCGATTTGGACCGGTTGGAACCCCTTGCTGTGCAGGATCGTATCATTACCGGAATTACCTATACGGCTCCTGTCGCGCAAGTTCATATCACATGCCCACAAAAGGAAAAGCAACAGTTGAAGATCTTTGAAACTCTGAAGGAACAGCAAGTTTCCGTGGATTTTATCTCGGTTCGACCGGAAGATGTTACGTTTACCGTTGCGGATGCAGACCGGATGAAGGTTGAGTCAACCCTTCAGGAGCTTGGGGTTGAATATAAGCTGCTGCCTGATTGCGCAAAAGTATCAGCAGTGGGAGCTGGCATTGCGGGAGTTCCGGGAGTGATGGCGGCCATTATGGAGGCGCTTGCGGAGGAGTCGGTGGAAGTGCTGCAATCGGCTGATTCCCATACAACCATTTGGTGTCTGGTTCGCGCAGATGATTTGGTAAAATCGGTTCGCGCTCTCCATACGAAATTTGATTTGCACTTGTAA
- the dut gene encoding dUTP diphosphatase encodes MSENRITLSIKKMSPLIGETVPVPFYATAGAAGMDLAACIEEPVTIPAKGRRKIPTGIAIELPSPQFVGLVFPRSGISTKHGINLANSVGVIDSDYRGEIQCVLVNQEDTDYTIQPGERIAQLVLMPVVQADVQIVEELNPTDRGSSGFGSTGS; translated from the coding sequence ATGTCAGAAAACCGTATCACTCTCTCCATCAAAAAAATGTCTCCGCTCATCGGCGAAACGGTTCCAGTTCCGTTTTACGCCACTGCTGGGGCGGCAGGAATGGATTTGGCCGCATGCATTGAGGAGCCAGTTACAATTCCAGCAAAGGGGAGACGAAAAATCCCGACCGGAATTGCGATCGAACTTCCTTCTCCGCAGTTTGTGGGGCTCGTTTTTCCGCGCAGCGGAATTTCAACCAAACACGGCATTAATCTGGCCAACTCTGTGGGGGTAATCGACAGCGATTACAGGGGAGAAATCCAATGTGTACTGGTCAACCAGGAAGATACAGATTATACCATTCAACCGGGCGAACGGATTGCCCAACTGGTACTGATGCCTGTTGTACAGGCTGATGTGCAGATTGTTGAGGAATTAAATCCAACAGATCGCGGCAGTTCCGGTTTTGGTTCTACAGGAAGCTGA
- the dpsA gene encoding dipicolinate synthase subunit DpsA, which yields MLTGIKMAFLGGDARINEVIQQALDLDASVYLVGFDNLHLEMLDTLKTQITTEVISDLDAIILPLTGMSDDWTIQSQYSEQPITLTDEHFSALPKKCKIFTGIAQKLLIDVCRRHGLHLVKLMELDEVAILNSIPSAEGAIKMAMENTDITLHGSNTAVLGFGRCGVTIARMCKGIGANVMVGVRKEADLARIFEMGCTAFPLVQLPHALQEADIVFNTIPAQVITSEVLSRMKRSCVIIDIASRPGGTDFRFAEKRGIKALLAPSLPGIVAPKTAGQILAKSIFRLVLDHA from the coding sequence ATGTTAACAGGTATCAAGATGGCGTTTCTGGGCGGGGATGCGCGAATTAATGAGGTGATTCAGCAGGCTCTGGATCTGGACGCGTCCGTATACCTGGTCGGTTTTGACAATCTGCATTTGGAAATGCTGGATACGTTAAAAACGCAGATAACGACAGAAGTGATAAGCGATTTGGATGCCATCATCCTGCCGCTTACGGGAATGAGCGATGATTGGACGATTCAATCCCAATATTCGGAGCAACCGATCACGCTGACAGATGAACACTTTTCTGCGCTGCCCAAGAAATGCAAAATTTTTACCGGAATTGCTCAAAAATTATTGATCGATGTTTGCCGCAGGCATGGATTGCATCTGGTCAAGTTAATGGAATTGGACGAGGTGGCCATTTTAAACTCGATTCCTTCCGCCGAAGGAGCCATCAAGATGGCGATGGAAAATACGGATATTACATTACACGGTTCCAATACGGCCGTATTGGGGTTCGGCCGTTGTGGTGTAACCATCGCCCGCATGTGCAAAGGAATCGGCGCGAATGTCATGGTGGGGGTCCGTAAAGAAGCGGACCTTGCCCGAATATTCGAAATGGGATGCACCGCCTTTCCCTTAGTGCAGCTCCCGCATGCGTTACAGGAGGCAGACATCGTATTTAATACGATTCCGGCTCAGGTTATTACGTCAGAAGTATTGTCCCGTATGAAAAGAAGCTGTGTGATCATTGACATTGCCTCACGTCCCGGTGGAACCGATTTTCGGTTTGCGGAAAAAAGAGGGATAAAAGCGCTGCTTGCTCCAAGTTTGCCAGGGATCGTTGCGCCAAAAACGGCTGGACAGATTCTCGCCAAATCGATCTTCCGACTTGTTTTGGATCACGCATAA
- a CDS encoding aspartate-semialdehyde dehydrogenase: MENKKLYNVAVVGVTGAVGQKMLETLERRDFPVGELRPLASARSAGQQITFKGKAYTVQEATPEAFEGIDFALFSAGGSISEKLAPAAVERGAVVIDNTSAFRMLPEVPLVVPEVNAHMISQHRGIIANPNCSTIQMVVALKPIHDAYGIERIIVSTYQAVSGSGQAAIDELREQTRAVLDGKPAEPKVLPVKSLPKHHQIAFNAIPQIDVFEENGFTKEEMKMVNETRKIFGTDEIQVTPTCVRVPVFFGHSESVFIETKKPFDLAEVRSLLESAPGVTVVDDLPEQAYPMAIDSAGHFDTYVGRIRRDLFHPRGLNMWIVSDNVLKGAALNAVQIAEHMVRSK; this comes from the coding sequence ATGGAAAACAAAAAGCTTTATAATGTGGCAGTTGTTGGAGTAACGGGAGCCGTTGGCCAGAAAATGCTGGAGACTCTCGAACGGAGGGATTTTCCGGTAGGCGAGTTGCGCCCTTTGGCGTCAGCCCGTTCCGCTGGCCAGCAGATCACCTTTAAGGGAAAAGCTTATACCGTTCAGGAAGCGACTCCGGAAGCGTTTGAAGGTATAGATTTTGCTCTGTTTTCAGCAGGAGGTTCGATTTCGGAAAAATTGGCGCCTGCCGCTGTGGAGCGAGGGGCCGTTGTAATTGACAACACCAGTGCATTTCGGATGCTTCCGGAGGTCCCGCTTGTCGTACCGGAAGTCAATGCGCACATGATCTCACAACATCGAGGGATTATTGCCAATCCGAATTGTTCTACCATTCAAATGGTGGTAGCGTTAAAACCGATTCACGATGCGTACGGAATTGAGCGGATTATCGTTTCCACATACCAAGCCGTTTCGGGGTCCGGTCAGGCGGCAATTGACGAACTGCGGGAACAAACCCGTGCGGTTCTGGATGGTAAGCCGGCGGAACCAAAAGTTCTTCCGGTCAAATCGTTGCCTAAACATCATCAAATTGCATTCAATGCGATCCCGCAAATTGATGTATTTGAAGAGAACGGATTTACCAAGGAAGAAATGAAAATGGTAAACGAGACCCGTAAAATTTTCGGCACCGATGAAATTCAGGTTACTCCAACTTGCGTACGGGTGCCGGTTTTCTTCGGTCATTCCGAGTCGGTATTCATCGAGACCAAAAAACCGTTTGACCTGGCTGAGGTGCGCTCGCTTCTGGAATCAGCGCCTGGTGTAACGGTGGTGGATGATCTGCCGGAACAGGCGTATCCGATGGCGATTGACTCGGCTGGTCACTTTGACACCTATGTGGGACGGATTCGCCGCGATTTGTTCCATCCTCGCGGATTAAACATGTGGATTGTATCTGACAACGTGTTAAAAGGCGCTGCACTCAATGCGGTGCAAATTGCAGAACACATGGTGAGATCAAAGTAA
- the pnp gene encoding polyribonucleotide nucleotidyltransferase has product MIEGDIHRVFETELAGRKLSFETGKFAKQANAGVMVRYGETAVLATVTASKEPKDLDFFPLTVNYEERLYAVGKIPGGFIKREGRPSEKAILASRLIDRPIRPLFPEGFRNDVQIVDIVMSVDQDCAPEIAAMLGTSVALMISDVPFDGPIAGVIVGRIDGQFVINPSVAQEPLSDMHLTVAGTKDAIVMVEAGAKEVPEDVMLEAIMFGHEEIKRLVAFQEEIQKAVGKPKMEVVLHTVDEAIDRQVREFATEKLKAAIRIPEKQARQDAIDAVNHATLERFEALNPEQFAEQKADIEETLYNIVKEEVRRAIIFEKIRPDGRALDEVRPITSEVGVLPRAHGSGLFTRGQTQALSVCTLGALGDVQILDGLDLEETKRFMHHYNFPPFSVGEARPLRPPGRREIGHGALGERALEPIIPSEEEFPYTIRLVSEVLESNGSTSQASICGSCLAMMDAGVPIKAPVAGVAMGLVAEGEGYAVLTDIQGMEDHLGDMDFKVAGTEKGVTALQMDIKIKGLNRQILKEALEQAHRGRMHILGKMMEAISKPRAELSKYAPRIITMRIHPDKIREVIGPGGRVINKIIEETGVKIDIEQDGRVFIATSDFEAGEKARLIIEGIVKEVEVGEIYNGRVTRVEKYGAFVEVLPGKEGLVHISHLAEERVEKTEDIVKVGDEIPVKVTEIDPQGRINLSRRAALRQLRGEPPEDPASPRRERDNRDRDNRPPRGDRDNHPPRSDRDRPRGDRENSPTEQPKS; this is encoded by the coding sequence ATGATCGAAGGCGACATACATCGTGTGTTTGAAACCGAATTGGCCGGACGGAAATTAAGTTTTGAAACGGGGAAATTTGCCAAACAGGCAAATGCCGGCGTTATGGTTCGTTATGGAGAAACGGCCGTTCTGGCTACTGTGACGGCTTCCAAGGAACCGAAAGATCTCGACTTTTTTCCGTTGACAGTCAATTATGAAGAACGTTTGTATGCGGTGGGCAAAATCCCGGGCGGCTTTATTAAACGGGAAGGTCGACCGAGCGAAAAAGCGATTTTGGCGAGCCGATTGATCGACCGCCCAATCCGCCCGCTATTTCCGGAAGGTTTTCGGAATGATGTGCAGATTGTGGATATTGTGATGTCGGTGGACCAGGATTGTGCACCGGAGATTGCCGCTATGCTGGGGACCTCAGTGGCGTTGATGATTTCTGATGTTCCGTTCGACGGTCCCATTGCGGGCGTCATTGTGGGGCGCATTGACGGGCAGTTTGTAATAAACCCGTCAGTGGCGCAGGAACCGTTAAGTGACATGCATCTGACGGTGGCAGGTACGAAAGATGCCATTGTGATGGTAGAAGCGGGCGCCAAGGAAGTGCCGGAAGACGTCATGCTGGAAGCTATCATGTTTGGCCACGAAGAAATCAAACGCCTGGTTGCTTTTCAAGAAGAGATTCAAAAGGCAGTCGGCAAACCAAAAATGGAAGTTGTATTACATACTGTTGACGAAGCGATCGATCGGCAGGTTCGTGAATTTGCCACTGAGAAACTCAAGGCGGCGATTCGCATCCCAGAGAAGCAAGCCCGGCAAGACGCGATTGATGCGGTCAACCACGCTACGCTGGAGCGTTTTGAGGCTCTCAACCCGGAACAATTTGCGGAGCAGAAGGCAGACATAGAAGAAACGCTCTATAATATTGTCAAGGAAGAAGTTCGCAGAGCGATTATATTTGAAAAAATACGTCCGGACGGACGGGCCCTGGACGAAGTGCGGCCGATTACGAGCGAAGTGGGTGTACTGCCGCGGGCGCACGGTTCCGGTCTGTTTACGCGCGGGCAAACGCAGGCGCTTTCCGTTTGTACACTCGGCGCGCTTGGCGATGTCCAGATTTTGGACGGGTTGGATTTGGAAGAGACGAAACGGTTCATGCACCATTACAATTTTCCTCCTTTCTCGGTGGGGGAAGCGCGCCCGCTGCGGCCGCCGGGGCGTCGGGAAATTGGTCACGGAGCGTTGGGTGAGCGTGCGCTGGAACCGATCATACCGTCTGAAGAAGAGTTTCCGTATACGATTCGTCTGGTATCCGAGGTGCTTGAATCGAACGGCTCCACTTCGCAAGCCAGCATCTGCGGTTCTTGTCTGGCGATGATGGACGCTGGAGTACCGATCAAGGCGCCAGTTGCCGGTGTGGCGATGGGCCTTGTGGCAGAAGGGGAAGGATATGCGGTACTGACCGATATCCAAGGCATGGAAGACCACCTGGGCGATATGGACTTTAAAGTTGCCGGTACGGAAAAAGGCGTAACGGCCTTGCAGATGGATATCAAAATCAAAGGGTTGAATCGCCAGATTTTAAAAGAGGCATTGGAACAGGCGCATCGTGGACGAATGCACATTCTTGGCAAAATGATGGAAGCGATCTCCAAGCCTCGTGCAGAACTGTCCAAATACGCGCCGCGTATTATCACCATGCGGATTCATCCAGATAAAATCCGGGAAGTGATTGGGCCTGGCGGTCGTGTGATCAATAAAATCATCGAAGAAACAGGCGTTAAAATTGACATTGAACAGGATGGCCGCGTGTTTATTGCTACCTCAGATTTTGAGGCAGGCGAAAAGGCACGTCTTATAATCGAGGGCATCGTAAAAGAAGTGGAAGTCGGTGAAATCTACAATGGCCGCGTAACCCGCGTCGAAAAATACGGCGCATTTGTAGAGGTGCTGCCCGGTAAAGAAGGACTTGTCCATATTTCCCACCTGGCGGAAGAACGGGTCGAGAAAACGGAAGATATAGTCAAAGTCGGAGACGAGATTCCGGTCAAAGTGACAGAGATCGATCCGCAAGGCCGTATCAATTTGTCCCGCCGCGCCGCATTGCGCCAATTGCGTGGAGAACCGCCAGAAGATCCTGCATCCCCCCGTCGGGAAAGGGATAACCGTGATCGGGACAACCGCCCGCCGCGTGGCGACAGGGACAATCATCCACCGCGCAGTGATCGGGACCGACCACGCGGGGATCGGGAAAACTCCCCTACCGAACAACCAAAAAGTTGA
- a CDS encoding polysaccharide deacetylase family protein, with protein MKLFSLTVSTILAAAVCTSVPLKEPAYAFQTAEALTYNQLKEIATQKKLLPVNAKISRAGKANVIPELNGLEIDVEETWNRLQQNSGYPIPYAYKQIPPQITIKDLPLLPIYQGNSAKKEMALMINVAWGTEYIPAILEELKRHAAKATFFLDGSWLLKNPDVARQIVTAGHEIGNHAFSHPDMARLSAARQLEQIEKTQTAIKNTLAVSSKWFAPPSGSYNDETVRLAKQSGMTTVLWTLDTVDWRRPPSQQIINRIVPKAVNGAMVLMHPTAPTAEALKTMIPALQQKGFRLVTVSDLLSPVRQPE; from the coding sequence ATGAAGCTTTTTTCCTTAACCGTTTCCACGATCCTGGCTGCTGCTGTATGCACCTCGGTACCGCTAAAAGAGCCCGCTTACGCTTTCCAAACGGCAGAAGCACTGACTTATAATCAATTGAAAGAAATCGCAACCCAAAAGAAACTTTTACCGGTAAATGCAAAAATCAGCCGCGCGGGGAAAGCGAATGTGATTCCGGAACTGAATGGGCTCGAAATCGATGTAGAAGAGACGTGGAACCGCTTGCAGCAAAATTCCGGATACCCGATTCCCTATGCATACAAACAGATTCCTCCGCAAATAACCATCAAAGATTTGCCACTTCTCCCCATTTACCAAGGAAACTCGGCTAAAAAAGAAATGGCTCTGATGATCAACGTGGCGTGGGGCACCGAATACATACCAGCCATCCTTGAGGAATTAAAACGTCATGCGGCAAAAGCCACATTTTTCTTGGACGGTTCCTGGCTTTTAAAAAATCCGGACGTTGCTCGCCAGATTGTAACCGCCGGACACGAAATCGGCAATCATGCATTCTCGCATCCGGATATGGCACGTTTATCGGCTGCCAGGCAGCTTGAACAGATTGAAAAAACGCAAACGGCGATTAAAAATACGCTTGCTGTTTCAAGCAAATGGTTTGCTCCTCCGAGCGGTTCCTACAATGACGAAACGGTACGTTTGGCCAAACAAAGTGGTATGACAACCGTGCTTTGGACTTTGGACACAGTCGATTGGCGGCGGCCGCCATCCCAGCAAATTATCAACCGAATTGTTCCGAAAGCGGTGAACGGGGCCATGGTATTAATGCATCCGACAGCTCCAACAGCAGAGGCGTTGAAAACAATGATTCCCGCTTTGCAGCAGAAAGGATTTCGATTGGTAACAGTCAGCGACTTATTGTCACCTGTAAGGCAGCCGGAATAA
- the dapA gene encoding 4-hydroxy-tetrahydrodipicolinate synthase, with product MDFGRIVTAMVTPFDENLKIDYNRLQKVVDHLLKTGTESIVVTGTTGESPTLSHQEKLDLFKKVVEFANGRAKVIAGTSTNDTAASVEFSKEAEQCGVDGLLLVSPYYNRPSQEGLYRHFRAIAEATPLPNIIYNIPGRTGVHVDLETMLRLAEIPNVVATKESPVDFNQVLKLMANKPEKFTVYSGDDKLLLPFLALGGYGIVSVASHVVGLQIKELIDAFLAGQTERAVGLHNKLMPIFEGLFLQPSPSPVKAALNLIDVPVGGVRLPLVESDEKFIRYLRSILKPFYPNL from the coding sequence TTGGATTTTGGAAGAATTGTAACAGCCATGGTAACCCCTTTTGATGAAAACCTGAAAATCGACTACAACCGTTTGCAAAAGGTGGTTGACCATCTGTTAAAAACGGGGACCGAATCGATTGTTGTGACTGGAACGACCGGTGAATCACCGACACTGTCGCACCAGGAAAAACTGGATCTGTTCAAAAAAGTGGTTGAATTTGCAAATGGGCGGGCGAAGGTGATTGCCGGAACCAGCACCAACGATACCGCAGCGTCTGTTGAGTTTTCAAAAGAGGCCGAACAGTGCGGCGTAGATGGATTGCTGTTGGTGTCTCCTTATTACAATCGGCCTTCGCAGGAAGGGCTTTATCGGCATTTTCGAGCGATAGCCGAAGCAACACCGCTTCCCAACATCATTTACAACATTCCGGGCAGAACAGGTGTCCATGTTGATTTGGAGACCATGCTGCGTTTGGCCGAAATACCGAACGTAGTGGCGACCAAGGAATCGCCGGTCGATTTCAACCAGGTGCTTAAGCTGATGGCCAATAAACCGGAAAAATTCACCGTTTATTCTGGCGACGACAAATTGCTGCTGCCATTTCTGGCTCTTGGCGGGTACGGTATCGTGTCTGTCGCATCGCACGTAGTGGGACTTCAGATCAAAGAACTGATCGACGCTTTTTTAGCCGGGCAAACCGAACGGGCAGTCGGGCTGCATAACAAACTGATGCCGATTTTTGAAGGATTGTTCTTGCAACCAAGCCCGTCCCCGGTCAAAGCGGCATTAAACCTGATCGATGTTCCGGTTGGCGGTGTGCGCTTGCCGTTAGTCGAATCAGATGAGAAGTTTATAAGGTATTTGCGTTCGATCCTGAAACCTTTTTATCCGAATTTGTAA
- the rpsO gene encoding 30S ribosomal protein S15 — MSLSMEQKQELISQFKVHESDTGSPEVQIAILTNKINYLNDHLRVHKKDHHSRRGLLKMVGHRRNLLNYLRKKDVNRYRNVVEKLGLRK; from the coding sequence ATGTCGTTATCTATGGAACAAAAACAGGAATTGATCTCTCAATTTAAAGTGCATGAAAGCGATACCGGTTCTCCGGAAGTTCAAATTGCTATTTTGACAAACAAAATTAACTATTTGAACGATCATCTGCGCGTACACAAGAAAGATCACCATTCCCGCCGCGGTCTTCTGAAAATGGTCGGACACCGCCGTAACCTGTTGAACTATCTTCGCAAGAAGGATGTCAACCGGTACCGGAATGTGGTTGAAAAATTGGGCCTGCGCAAATAA
- a CDS encoding YlmC/YmxH family sporulation protein, with protein sequence MLLSELMDRVLVDMQTGEKIGQLNRADLSIDPQTGKIGDMWLPQEQGILRKGKRETDRRIAWDAIRTVGTDMILLDLGNTGGEGE encoded by the coding sequence ATGCTCTTAAGCGAGCTTATGGATCGAGTTCTGGTCGACATGCAGACAGGGGAAAAAATTGGACAATTGAACCGCGCAGATCTATCCATTGATCCACAAACCGGGAAAATCGGCGATATGTGGCTGCCGCAGGAACAGGGGATTTTACGAAAAGGGAAACGGGAAACGGACCGCCGAATCGCTTGGGATGCCATTCGAACAGTCGGCACAGACATGATTTTACTGGATCTCGGAAACACCGGAGGAGAGGGCGAATAA